One Falco peregrinus isolate bFalPer1 chromosome 6, bFalPer1.pri, whole genome shotgun sequence DNA segment encodes these proteins:
- the TWF1 gene encoding twinfilin-1, whose product MSHQTGIQASGSVKDIFVGARNGQYRLLKIVIDNEQLVVGSSRRPVGSWEKDYDSFVLPLLEDKQPCYILYRLDSQNAQGYEWIFIAWSPDHSPVRQKMLYAATRATLKKEFGGGHIKDEVFGTVQDDVSLNGYKKYLISQSSPAPLTAAEEELRQIKINEVQTDVGVDSKHQTLQGVAFPIAKEAIQALEKLKNKKLNYVQLQIDMKNETIILANTLHTELKDLPKRIPKDAARYHFFLYKHAHEGDYLESIVFIYSMPGYTCSIRERMLYSSCKSPLLEIVEGQLWMQIIRKIEIDNGDELTADFLYEEVHPKQHAYKQSFAKPKGPAGKRGIRRLIRGPAETETSD is encoded by the exons ctaGTGGAAGTGTTAAAGACATCTTTGTTGGAGCCAGAAATGGACAgtacaggcttttaaaaatagtcaTTGACAATG AGCAGCTTGTTGTGGGATCCTCTAGGCGGCCAGTTGGATCATGGGAAAAGGATTACGATTCCTTTGTCCTTCCCCTTCTTGAAGACAAGCAGCCATGTTATATATTATACAGATTAGATTCTCAGAATGCTCAAGGATATGAATGGATCTTCATTGCATGGTCACCTGATCACTCTCCT GTTCGTCAAAAAATGTTGTATGCAGCAACCCGAGCAACACTCAAGAAAGAATTTGGAGGTGGTCATATTAAGGATGAAGTATTTGGAACAGTACAg GATGATGTTTCACTGAAtggatataaaaaatatttgatatcACAGTCCTCCCCTGCACCtctgactgcagcagaagaggaaCTTCGACAAATAAAGATTAATGAG GTACAGACAGACGTTGGTGTAGATAGCAAGCATCAAACATTGCAAGGAGTAGCATTCCCCATTGCTAAAGAAGCTATTCAAGCTTTGgagaaattgaaaaataagaaactcAATTATGTACAACTG CAAATtgatatgaaaaatgaaacaattattttggCCAACACACTTCATACTGAACTTAAGGACTTGCCAAAAAGAATTCCAAAGGATGCTGCGCGTTACCACTTTTTCTTATATAAGCATGCCCATGAAGGAGACTATTTGGAATCCATAG ttttcatCTACTCTATGCCAGGGTATACCTGTAGTATAAGAGAACGAATGCTCTACTCTAGTTGCAAAAGCCCACTGTTAGAAATTGTAGAAGGACAGTTGTGGATGCAGATAATTAGAAAG atTGAAATAGATAATGGTGATGAGTTAACTGCTGACTTCCTATATGAAGAGGTTCATCCGAAACAACATGCTTACAAACAAAGTTTTGCTAAACCAAAAGGTcctgcagggaagagaggaataCGAAGACTGATTAGAGGTCCAGCAGAGACTGAAACTAGTGattag